In a genomic window of Procambarus clarkii isolate CNS0578487 chromosome 10, FALCON_Pclarkii_2.0, whole genome shotgun sequence:
- the LOC138363131 gene encoding uncharacterized protein — protein MTHRCHTRKRSRKSAPATAGTCTSATAVECDASGATPLSPEEPQSPNLPTSAQAEEERQERLGSGRTSSDPDAESETRVTQAGRTDAHRRTAASSIIWGTRPGTGGGAIPTPAPSTAGTHDKGAGTDAADEELEDGRAVQKAVMRSTGTPGTPTRAGRAPDGDTISEEVKTTGGTPVDTGGISSAKETFTSTPTEASSTGSGGKSSSLKRFMDTTAGAEHPAA, from the coding sequence ATGACCCACAGGTGCCACACCAGAAAGAGAAGCCGAAAATCGGCACCGGCAACCGCAGGCACATGCACCTCCGCCACTGCAGTGGAATGCGATGCATCCGGAGCTACCCCGTTGTCGCCGGAAGAACCACAGTCGCCTAATTtaccaacatcagcccaggcagaagaagaacgccaggaacgcttaggctccggccgcacatcatcagatccGGATGCTGAGTCAGAGACACGTGtaacacaagccgggcgaaccgacgctcatcgtagaacggcagcatcctcaatcaTATGGGGTACCAGGCCGGGCACAGGAGGAGGTGCTatacccaccccagcacccagcacagccgggacacaCGACAAGGGCGCAGGTACAGACGCAGCAGATGAAGAACTCGAAGACGGGAGAGCCGTGCAGAAGGCAGTCATGAGATCCACAGGAACTCCAGGGACACCAACCAGAGCAGGTCGAGCACCCGACGGCGACACAATCTCAGAAGAGGTGAAAACAACAGGAGGCACACCAGTCGACACAGGGGGCATATCATCAGCCAAAGAGACGTTCACATCCACACCCACTGaagcctcctccacaggaagcggcgggaaatcttcctcactgaagaggttcatggacacaacagcaggcgcagagcacccagcagcctga